Genomic window (Paenibacillus sp. 37):
CGGTATGATCTGATATTGGATGCAGTTGGCAAAGTCTCGAAAGGTCAATGTCGGCACCTATTGGCACCTAACGGTACATATGTCACTGTTGAGGGGCAAGGCATCGCAAGGGTCACTGCAAAGGATCTGATACTTCTAAAAGAGTTGGTGGAGGCTGGTGAGATGCAAGCGGTGATTGACAGACGTTTTGCCTTGGAGCAAATTCAGGAAGCTTATCGTTATGTGGAAACAGGGCGTAAGAGGGGAAATGTCGTGATTACGGTCAAACATGAGAACTAATTGGCAATGCGGCCTCTTTGAGTTGGAACGGAACCTAACGAATCTAATAGGATGAATGGAGCATGAAAAGATCGTATTACGAAGAAAACAAGTACACCCCATGATTGACCTAGAATAAATAGCCAACACATTTGCACAGCAGTTATTTAGACGTACATGAGGTCAACTGACCGATTGGTGAAAGGGAACTAAAAAGCCGCTTTTGGTCATATGACCAAAAGCGGCTTTTTCACATGCCAACTACGCATGTCAGTTATTGGGCAATTAAACGTTAACTTTTTCTCCTGCAAATACTTCCACGTTCATTGGAGCGGCCATAAAAGCTGCTGCTTGTTGAACAAAAGCCTGGAAATGTGAGCTTGTGTTGTGGGCAGCTGTAGCAGCTTCGTCTTTCCACAGTTCGATCATCGTGTATTGTTGTTCGTGTTCTGTGCCTTTTGCCAGATCGTAGCTGATGTTACCTTCTTCTTGACGTGTAGCCGTAATCAGTTCTTTAGCTGCAGCCAGAAAAGCTTGTTCTTGAGCCGCTTGAATTTGCAGATATGCGTGAATGATAATCATAATAGTTAACCTCCATAGTGTGTTTGATAGTGTTTGTTTGGAATGTGTTAAGAATGTATGCTTATTGACCAGTATAATCGTGACTTACAGGGAAACCGTCCCTGATATTATGCCCAAGTTGTGATTGTTTCTACTGGCAGACGGTAGGAAGGATGACCTTCTTTGGCTGATTTACCGATCGAGATCAACATAACCGGTTGATAACGCTCTTTGTCCATGCCAAATGCTTCTGCAATTTGATCTTTCTCATAACCACCGATTGGGTTGGTGTCATAACCATGAGCACGTGCAGCAAGCATCAATTGCATGGAAGCAAGGCCAGCATCGATCAGGTTAACGTCACGAAGATCGGAGGCAGCCATCTTTTCGTAATAAGGCATTACAGTTTTGAGCTGCATATCCTTAATGTCTTGTGGCATGTAACCAAGTTCTACAGCTTTACCAAAAATCTCATCCATATATTCAACGTTGTTCATATCAATGAATACGCCAATAACAGCGGCAGAAGTCAAAACCTGATTTTGATTGAATCTTGCAAGAGGCGCAAGCTTTTCTTTGCCTTCAGCTGTATCTACAACCAGAAAACGCCAAGGCTGCAAATTGATCGAAGATGGTGCACGGGAAGCTTCTGACAGAATTTCAGTCATTTCTTCACGGCTGATTTTCACTTCAGGATCGTAAAGCTTCACAGAACGGCGACCGTAGGTAATTTCGTTGAAATCATTGGTTTTTTGGAATTTGCTTTGAATTGTACTCATGCATGGATCTCTCCTCTATATATGGGTTTAGAAATTGTTGTGCATACGTTCCAGGAAATCGGCGAGTGACTGAACTTCGTCTTCACTGAAATCCTGTAAAATCTGGTTGATAAAATTAGTCTTCTCAGCTTTGTAGCCTTCAATCTGCTTCCGGCCGTGGTCCGTCAGACGAACAAAAGTGACCCGATTATCATCGGGGTTCTTACGTCTTGTAACCATCAGGTCCGCCTCAAGCTGTTTTAAGTGGCGTGTTATCGCAGCACTATCAATGTTAATGATTTTCTGCAGCATGGATTGGTTAATCTCATCGACCTGATCCAGCTCATGCAGAATTTCAAAGCGAGAGGAACTGATACCCGTACAGCGTTCGAACTTGGGACTGATTTTGTTGCCCAACACGTTCAGCAGGTTGATGATCTGTTCTTCTTTGGAAACAATACGTGTCATGACTAGACCTCCCGGGTGAATCTGAATCATGAACAACGGCGTATGTTAACCAATGATTAATGTTGCAGTATACAATGCCATTGCCTAATGATTATTTGGATGCTCTCGATCATTGATGTATCAATATTTGATGCGTCAATCATTGATGGCTCAATTAATATATCATGCCGTTTATGATTTTGCAACAGCTTAGAAAATGTTGCTGATGCTGGCGCTATTTTCCCGCTACGTATACATTACAGTCCGTATAGGGTGTCCAAATGTATAAGTTAATATTGATTATTTATGTTATTGAGAATTGTTATCAACTAATTTATAATAAAATGAAATGTACATGATGAACGAAATTAACAGGCAGTTCATAACAGCAGCAAAAAGGTTTGTCGATGTAGCATGGCAGGAGGGAAAGTACAGCGGAGATGAATTTGAATGATCACATCAGGTTGTGGAATCATGTTTTTGTCAAAATACTGGATGTACGCCAAAACGCTTTGCATCCTGGGGAGAAGCTGAAGAATTATCAACTACCAGCGAGTACCTATCTATATATCACCGACGGAAGTGCACGGATACGAATGGATCAACACAGATACATCGTGGAGGGATTCCACATCATTCATGGAGGCAAGCAGGCGTATTTAAACATGGAGACGGATTCGGGCGTGGTGTATTATATGATTTTGTACAAAGCCATTCTGGCCTTGCCCTGTGGGATGGAAATTCAGCATCTGATGGACCATGAACGTCCGTTTCAGGACCAATATGCACTCGTACCAACCCGCCCGCTGCACATGTATCAGTGTATGGAGGAATTGAAGCAGGAGTGGGAGCAGTCTACTAAGCTTGCAAAGTTACATGCCAAAACTCTATTTCATCAATGGGTATATTCTTTGTTGGCAGACGTACACGAACAATCCATTCAACCATGGAAACCGGACACGGTCACACAGGCTATTGATTATATGAATGCTCATCTGCACGAACCCATAGCTCTTGATGTAATGGCAGAAGCATTGGAATGCAGCGTGGGGCACTTGTCCAGATTGTTCAAGCAAAAGTTGAACATCAGTCCCATCCAATATCTTGGACAGATCCGAATGGAGAGGGCTGCACATCTTCTGGTGCATACGGGTGCTACGTTGCAACAGATTGCAGAGCAAGTCGGTTATCCAGATGCACATTCACTAAGTCGCAGTTTCAAAAAAATCAAAGGACTATCACCAATTCGTTACAAAAAAGGTCTAAGCCAACGGTTACATAACTCAAAAAAGGCATTGGCAATGAACCAAAAGCAAGATTTGCCCAGTGTAATGCAAGAAAATGCCCTTCATCCGCTACATACCTCTCTATATAATGATATTGATTATCAATATCAAAATAATGTTGGAGGGGAATTACTGATGCAAGGAAAATTCAAAATGACAGCAGTAAGCATGATGCTGTGTCTCACATTACTACTCGCGGCCTGTTCCAGTCCTGCACCGTCTGCAAGTGGTACGCAAACAGAGACTAACGCGGCTACTACACAATCGGGTAACCAGGTAACGGAGGCAGGGAAATCGACTGCTCAACCAGAGACACGGACGGTTTCTACATTGAGAGGAGATGTGGTGATTCCGGCCAACCCGCAGCGTGTTGCTTCGGATCAATATATGGGGTACCTGCTGAAACTGGGCATTGTACCGGTTGGTGTAAGAACATTTATGCTGAACGAAGGATGGATTGAAAAGTCTGGCATTGCTGCTGATGTTATAGCGGGTATTGAGGATTTGGGAGGAGAGTTCCCAATGAATCTGGAGAAGTTAGTGTCACTTGAGCCGGATCTTATCATCGGTTCCATTGATAAAAATATTGAGGATTACGAAA
Coding sequences:
- a CDS encoding MarR family winged helix-turn-helix transcriptional regulator yields the protein MTRIVSKEEQIINLLNVLGNKISPKFERCTGISSSRFEILHELDQVDEINQSMLQKIINIDSAAITRHLKQLEADLMVTRRKNPDDNRVTFVRLTDHGRKQIEGYKAEKTNFINQILQDFSEDEVQSLADFLERMHNNF
- a CDS encoding nitroreductase family protein — encoded protein: MSTIQSKFQKTNDFNEITYGRRSVKLYDPEVKISREEMTEILSEASRAPSSINLQPWRFLVVDTAEGKEKLAPLARFNQNQVLTSAAVIGVFIDMNNVEYMDEIFGKAVELGYMPQDIKDMQLKTVMPYYEKMAASDLRDVNLIDAGLASMQLMLAARAHGYDTNPIGGYEKDQIAEAFGMDKERYQPVMLISIGKSAKEGHPSYRLPVETITTWA
- a CDS encoding helix-turn-helix domain-containing protein yields the protein MNLNDHIRLWNHVFVKILDVRQNALHPGEKLKNYQLPASTYLYITDGSARIRMDQHRYIVEGFHIIHGGKQAYLNMETDSGVVYYMILYKAILALPCGMEIQHLMDHERPFQDQYALVPTRPLHMYQCMEELKQEWEQSTKLAKLHAKTLFHQWVYSLLADVHEQSIQPWKPDTVTQAIDYMNAHLHEPIALDVMAEALECSVGHLSRLFKQKLNISPIQYLGQIRMERAAHLLVHTGATLQQIAEQVGYPDAHSLSRSFKKIKGLSPIRYKKGLSQRLHNSKKALAMNQKQDLPSVMQENALHPLHTSLYNDIDYQYQNNVGGELLMQGKFKMTAVSMMLCLTLLLAACSSPAPSASGTQTETNAATTQSGNQVTEAGKSTAQPETRTVSTLRGDVVIPANPQRVASDQYMGYLLKLGIVPVGVRTFMLNEGWIEKSGIAADVIAGIEDLGGEFPMNLEKLVSLEPDLIIGSIDKNIEDYEKIATTVFLPYWEGDKTSGPLEKLRRIAGVFGKEKEAEQWITTYEENIEETKKQIAGVIKEGETVSMIQIGYKALYVLGAEGGNYGSSTIYEMLKLPPTQQALEMKDGFETISLEVLPEYMGDHIFLYGSGSEDAKEILNSEVWKRLPAVQKGQVYAYGSLDGTEDEFVMEDPYSLELQLDSIKNLLLGAEK
- a CDS encoding putative quinol monooxygenase encodes the protein MIIIHAYLQIQAAQEQAFLAAAKELITATRQEEGNISYDLAKGTEHEQQYTMIELWKDEAATAAHNTSSHFQAFVQQAAAFMAAPMNVEVFAGEKVNV